A window of the Butyricimonas faecalis genome harbors these coding sequences:
- a CDS encoding DNA cytosine methyltransferase — protein sequence MAPKTIRVLSLFSGCGGMDLGLEGGFLIHKGCINEQTNPDFIEKQERGNLVKLRSTRFQLVFANDILKEARTAWTHYFAKYGYSPDVYREESIVDLVKRHKAGEKIFPEGIDVVTGGFPCQDFSVAGKRNGFNSHKDHKGKIIEGEIASEETRGKLYMWMKEVIEITKPKLFIAENVKGLVNLSNVKEIIQRDFSRADGDGYIVLEPRVLHAADYGVPQSRERVIFIGIRKSALTPAAREALTRDVIPDEYVPYPFPSHAYHIKNKGLIEPQTVGDMFAGLKEPEYSTDPSQRVYSKAKFMGTHCQGQTEVDINGIGPTIRAEHHGNIEYRRLSKEHGGILDKELKKGLKERRLTPRECALIQTFPLDYEFVIPREDNKQGYILSPSAAYKIIGNAVPPLLAYHIGKRIENLWNLYFGPDEVII from the coding sequence ATGGCACCTAAAACGATTCGGGTATTATCTTTATTCTCAGGCTGTGGTGGAATGGATTTAGGATTGGAAGGAGGATTCTTGATCCACAAGGGGTGTATTAACGAGCAAACTAATCCTGATTTTATCGAAAAACAAGAACGAGGTAATTTAGTAAAATTACGTTCTACTCGTTTTCAACTTGTTTTTGCCAATGATATTTTAAAAGAGGCCCGGACGGCTTGGACGCATTATTTCGCCAAGTATGGTTACTCGCCGGATGTCTACCGGGAAGAGAGTATCGTGGATCTCGTGAAACGTCATAAGGCGGGAGAAAAGATTTTTCCGGAGGGAATAGATGTGGTTACAGGAGGTTTCCCATGTCAAGATTTCAGCGTTGCGGGGAAACGTAATGGCTTCAATTCTCACAAAGACCACAAGGGAAAAATAATTGAAGGGGAGATTGCCTCGGAGGAAACCCGCGGTAAGTTGTATATGTGGATGAAAGAGGTGATTGAAATCACGAAACCCAAGTTATTTATTGCCGAAAACGTGAAAGGATTGGTGAATCTTTCGAACGTGAAAGAGATTATTCAACGGGACTTTTCTCGGGCGGATGGAGACGGATATATCGTGTTGGAGCCTCGTGTACTGCACGCTGCGGATTATGGTGTTCCCCAATCCCGTGAACGGGTAATTTTTATCGGTATTCGTAAATCCGCATTAACTCCTGCAGCTCGTGAGGCTTTGACGCGTGATGTTATTCCTGATGAGTACGTGCCTTACCCGTTTCCCAGTCACGCGTACCATATTAAGAACAAGGGATTGATAGAACCTCAAACGGTGGGAGATATGTTTGCCGGATTAAAAGAACCGGAATATAGCACAGATCCTTCACAAAGGGTTTATTCTAAAGCCAAGTTTATGGGAACTCATTGTCAAGGGCAGACAGAAGTGGATATTAATGGGATCGGACCGACGATTCGGGCTGAACATCATGGTAATATAGAGTACCGACGATTGTCAAAAGAGCATGGCGGTATCCTTGACAAGGAATTGAAAAAGGGATTGAAAGAGCGTCGTTTAACTCCGCGAGAATGTGCGTTGATTCAGACCTTTCCTTTAGATTATGAATTTGTGATTCCTCGGGAGGACAATAAACAGGGATATATTCTAAGTCCTTCGGCAGCCTATAAGATCATAGGAAATGCTGTCCCCCCTCTGCTGGCATATCATATAGGGAAACGGATTGAAAATTTGTGGAATCTTTATTTCGGACCCGATGAAGTCATTATTTAG
- a CDS encoding GNAT family N-acetyltransferase, with the protein MITIYSTDYRTQLCEFFSRIIESHKAYISHGELQMGIALDSNELAPNYKEIWLKYLDRQVDNPDNTLLLYLEGETIIGFVLFGITNDGASPYGVIFDLSVDPAYRGKRIGQELLQRATESFRANGIQDCYLESGVNNHSAHQFFEHHGFKQVSDIFRLKL; encoded by the coding sequence ATGATAACAATATATTCCACCGATTACAGAACACAACTTTGCGAATTTTTCTCCCGTATCATCGAGTCACACAAAGCCTACATTTCCCATGGAGAATTGCAAATGGGCATCGCTCTTGACAGCAACGAACTTGCCCCGAATTATAAAGAAATATGGCTAAAGTATCTCGACCGACAAGTGGATAACCCGGACAATACTCTCCTGCTCTACCTGGAAGGCGAAACAATCATCGGTTTTGTATTATTTGGCATCACGAATGACGGAGCCTCTCCTTACGGGGTTATTTTTGATCTCAGTGTCGATCCTGCATACCGGGGAAAACGTATCGGTCAGGAATTATTACAAAGAGCAACCGAGAGTTTCCGGGCAAATGGAATACAAGATTGTTACCTCGAATCAGGTGTCAACAATCATTCTGCTCATCAATTCTTCGAGCATCACGGTTTCAAACAGGTATCCGATATTTTCCGATTAAAATTGTAG
- a CDS encoding GNAT family N-acetyltransferase: MVNLIRITDPTDIRLQKLISLYEEAFPEEERRKIKQLKRLISERSEMYFNAIETDGILAGLFIYWDMQDFYYLEHLAVFTPMRNLKVGQQVLDYIAEHLTGMRLLEVEPTTDEITTRRVNYYRRNGYEILDKTYMQPSYDEDIEVGNLWIMGNRKSDRLQEFIERIKQMAYKENR, encoded by the coding sequence ATGGTGAATTTGATTAGAATAACAGATCCGACAGATATTCGTTTACAAAAACTTATTTCTCTTTACGAGGAGGCTTTCCCGGAGGAAGAGAGACGAAAAATCAAGCAATTGAAACGGTTGATAAGCGAAAGATCGGAAATGTATTTTAATGCTATCGAGACAGACGGTATTTTAGCCGGTTTGTTTATCTACTGGGATATGCAAGATTTTTATTACCTTGAACATTTAGCCGTTTTTACCCCGATGCGTAATCTGAAAGTCGGACAACAGGTGTTGGACTACATTGCAGAACATTTAACCGGTATGCGATTGTTGGAAGTGGAACCGACCACGGATGAAATAACGACTCGTAGGGTAAATTATTATCGTCGAAACGGGTATGAGATTCTCGATAAGACTTACATGCAACCTTCTTATGACGAGGATATTGAAGTGGGTAACCTTTGGATTATGGGTAATCGGAAGTCTGATCGTTTACAGGAGTTTATCGAGCGTATAAAACAAATGGCTTACAAGGAGAATCGATAG
- a CDS encoding transketolase family protein — protein sequence MDKILNRAADNIRILSASMVEKAKSGHPGGAMGGADYINVLYSQFLNFDPDDMTWANRDRFFLDPGHMSPMLYSMLSLIGTYSMEDLKNFRQWGSVTPGHPEVDFKRGVENTSGPLGQGHAMAVGAAIAERFLVARFGEWMAHKTYAFISDGGIQEEISQGAGRIAGTLGLSNLIMFYDANEVQLSTRVNEVTHEDTAAKYRAWGWNVITINGNNADEIIKALQAANAEKERPTLIIGKTLMGKGAMGANGEDFSDKVSTHGQPLTGAGASIEKTIENLGGDPQKPFTIFPEVAEFYAKVLDEKRAYAKAKKAEQAAWEKANPELAAKLHKFLSGKAPEIDYKAIQHKANIATRAASADVLVALAQQVENMIVSSADLSNSDKTDGFIKGGARNLVKGDFSGAFLQAGVAELTMAVICNGIALHGGIFVACGTFFVFSDYMKPAVRLAALMEVPVKYVWSHDAFRVGEDGPTHQPIEHEAQLRLMEKLENHSGKMSLLALRPADAAETSVAWKMAMENTSTPTALILSRQNITDLPGTDRYDEALQAEKGAYVVCKTGENPDVVLVASGSEVSTLVEGAKLLQERKGITSQIVSVISEGLFRHQAQAYQEQVIPANKPKYGLTAGLSVTLEGLVGCNGRIHGVNHFGYSAPAKVLDEKFGFTGECVFNEVCEMLGK from the coding sequence ATGGATAAGATCCTTAATCGAGCAGCGGACAACATCCGCATCCTTTCAGCTTCTATGGTTGAAAAAGCCAAATCAGGGCATCCGGGGGGTGCAATGGGTGGTGCTGATTACATTAACGTGTTGTATTCTCAATTTTTGAACTTCGATCCGGATGATATGACATGGGCAAACCGGGACCGTTTCTTCCTTGACCCGGGACACATGTCTCCGATGTTGTATTCGATGTTGAGCCTGATCGGTACGTATAGCATGGAAGACCTGAAAAACTTCCGTCAATGGGGAAGTGTAACCCCCGGACATCCGGAAGTGGACTTCAAACGAGGCGTGGAAAACACCTCCGGCCCTCTCGGCCAAGGTCATGCCATGGCAGTCGGAGCCGCTATCGCGGAGCGTTTCCTGGTAGCTCGTTTCGGAGAATGGATGGCTCACAAAACGTATGCTTTTATCTCTGACGGGGGTATTCAGGAAGAGATTTCACAAGGAGCCGGACGTATTGCCGGAACACTGGGATTATCCAACCTGATCATGTTCTACGATGCAAACGAGGTGCAGCTATCCACCCGCGTGAATGAAGTAACTCACGAGGACACCGCTGCCAAATACCGGGCTTGGGGATGGAACGTAATCACGATCAACGGGAATAACGCTGACGAGATTATCAAAGCATTACAAGCCGCTAATGCCGAAAAAGAACGTCCGACATTGATTATCGGTAAAACCTTGATGGGTAAAGGAGCCATGGGGGCTAACGGAGAAGATTTCTCCGACAAAGTTTCCACTCACGGACAACCTTTAACCGGAGCCGGAGCTTCTATTGAAAAGACGATCGAGAATTTGGGTGGCGATCCGCAAAAACCGTTCACGATTTTCCCGGAAGTAGCCGAGTTCTACGCTAAAGTACTCGATGAAAAACGGGCTTACGCCAAAGCTAAAAAAGCAGAACAGGCAGCTTGGGAAAAAGCGAACCCGGAATTAGCAGCCAAACTGCACAAATTCTTATCCGGCAAAGCTCCCGAAATTGACTATAAAGCAATCCAACATAAAGCAAACATTGCCACGCGTGCCGCTTCGGCTGACGTGCTGGTGGCCTTGGCTCAACAGGTAGAGAACATGATCGTTTCCTCTGCCGACTTGAGTAATTCAGACAAAACCGACGGCTTTATCAAAGGTGGAGCCCGTAACCTCGTGAAAGGGGATTTCAGCGGTGCATTCCTCCAAGCCGGAGTGGCAGAGTTGACCATGGCCGTTATCTGTAACGGTATCGCTCTCCACGGGGGTATCTTCGTGGCTTGCGGAACCTTCTTCGTGTTCTCCGACTACATGAAACCTGCCGTGCGTTTGGCTGCCTTGATGGAAGTGCCGGTGAAATACGTTTGGTCTCATGACGCCTTCCGCGTGGGAGAAGACGGACCGACACACCAACCGATCGAACATGAAGCCCAATTGCGTTTGATGGAGAAATTAGAGAATCATTCCGGAAAGATGAGTTTGTTGGCCCTGCGTCCTGCCGATGCTGCCGAGACTTCCGTCGCTTGGAAAATGGCCATGGAAAACACCTCTACTCCTACCGCTTTGATCCTGTCTAGACAAAACATCACGGATCTTCCGGGAACAGACCGTTACGACGAGGCTTTACAAGCTGAAAAAGGTGCTTACGTGGTATGCAAAACCGGAGAGAACCCGGATGTCGTGTTAGTTGCTTCCGGTTCTGAAGTTTCTACACTGGTGGAAGGTGCTAAACTTCTTCAAGAACGGAAAGGAATCACCTCTCAGATCGTATCCGTGATCTCCGAAGGTTTATTCCGCCATCAAGCACAAGCATATCAAGAACAAGTTATACCGGCTAACAAACCGAAATACGGACTGACAGCAGGTTTATCCGTTACCTTGGAAGGCCTGGTGGGTTGCAATGGTCGTATCCACGGTGTAAACCACTTCGGATATTCCGCTCCTGCCAAAGTATTGGACGAGAAATTCGGATTTACCGGAGAATGTGTATTTAACGAAGTATGTGAAATGTTAGGAAAGTAA
- a CDS encoding SLC13 family permease, translating into MEKGMQNFDPLDMNNYRIEKLPKLNKSGFEKWMAYMGGPLAVLVFAFLYWFSDISFLQNIDPATLTQNALKRFNEIGADEFSRINYAMLAVFAGAIILWITEAIPNYLTSLIVILSIVLTGITTDKTAYAQLGHPVMWLNILSFVLASMLVKTRVAKRFALWFVIRFGKNSTGVLFSFIVINVVLSAFISATTAKAAILLPIFMVVAAIYGARGGDQRNNFGRNLVLQNLYQINLGANGFLTGSGATLLAGSLIAGAMGWNGFSYQDWFTAAFPMSIILIFIAWFVGSKIIFPLKPEEKVPQIEGGMERLREELHKLGKMNKEEYKAIAIFLGVLILWATDKQHGINQTAVAFLGAVIALMPKIGVVKWNDVDIPWHLLLFSAGAYTLGAGLDATGLSGTLVNAAFDNLGITQATPFWALYMLLTGAMLFSALLFQSKTMQTLIFVPIAIGVAQKFGYPILSLAFPVAMLVGHVYVLPFNSKPAALLYTTNQYSWSDTFKFGITMMFIAWIMIIVWGETVLQWLGYTNGLFI; encoded by the coding sequence ATGGAAAAAGGAATGCAAAATTTTGACCCGTTAGATATGAACAATTACCGGATTGAAAAACTTCCGAAATTAAACAAATCCGGTTTCGAAAAATGGATGGCCTACATGGGAGGACCTCTTGCTGTTCTCGTGTTTGCTTTCTTATACTGGTTTTCGGATATCTCTTTTCTCCAAAATATCGATCCGGCAACCTTGACTCAAAATGCCCTCAAACGATTTAATGAAATAGGAGCCGATGAATTTTCCCGGATAAATTATGCCATGCTGGCCGTCTTTGCCGGGGCGATCATACTATGGATCACCGAAGCCATTCCCAATTACCTGACATCGCTCATTGTCATATTGAGTATCGTGCTAACCGGAATTACCACGGATAAGACAGCCTATGCTCAACTTGGTCACCCGGTAATGTGGTTGAATATATTATCTTTCGTGTTAGCCAGTATGCTTGTAAAAACCCGGGTGGCCAAACGTTTCGCCTTGTGGTTTGTCATTCGTTTCGGTAAAAACTCTACCGGGGTTCTTTTTAGTTTCATCGTGATAAACGTGGTCCTGTCCGCCTTCATTTCCGCGACGACGGCAAAGGCTGCCATCTTGTTACCTATTTTTATGGTTGTTGCCGCAATTTACGGGGCAAGAGGCGGTGATCAACGCAACAACTTCGGGCGTAATCTTGTGTTACAAAACCTGTACCAGATCAACTTGGGGGCGAACGGCTTTCTAACCGGATCGGGAGCTACCTTGCTCGCCGGATCGTTAATAGCAGGGGCCATGGGGTGGAATGGATTCAGCTACCAAGATTGGTTCACCGCGGCATTCCCCATGAGTATAATCCTAATTTTCATCGCTTGGTTCGTGGGCAGTAAAATTATATTTCCCTTGAAACCGGAAGAGAAAGTTCCTCAAATTGAAGGTGGCATGGAACGCCTGCGGGAAGAACTGCACAAACTCGGCAAGATGAATAAGGAAGAATACAAAGCCATAGCCATATTCCTTGGCGTGTTAATCCTTTGGGCCACCGATAAACAACACGGGATCAACCAAACCGCGGTAGCATTTCTCGGAGCCGTTATCGCTTTGATGCCTAAAATCGGCGTGGTTAAATGGAATGATGTCGACATCCCGTGGCATTTACTGCTATTCTCCGCCGGAGCCTACACGCTGGGAGCCGGATTGGACGCAACCGGACTATCGGGGACATTAGTAAATGCAGCCTTCGACAACCTGGGCATTACGCAAGCAACTCCCTTCTGGGCGCTCTACATGTTGCTCACGGGAGCCATGTTGTTCAGTGCCTTGCTTTTCCAATCGAAAACCATGCAAACGCTTATCTTTGTTCCCATTGCCATCGGGGTGGCACAAAAGTTCGGGTACCCAATTCTAAGTTTGGCATTTCCCGTTGCCATGCTCGTGGGACACGTGTACGTGTTGCCCTTTAACAGTAAACCTGCCGCCTTACTTTACACCACCAATCAATATAGCTGGAGTGACACGTTCAAATTCGGTATTACCATGATGTTTATTGCCTGGATCATGATCATCGTATGGGGAGAAACCGTTTTACAGTGGTTGGGATATACAAACGGATTGTTTATATAA
- a CDS encoding CYTH domain-containing protein, with the protein MAQEIERKFLVKGDFKADSFKATRITQGYLSSVPERTVRVRVKGEKGYITIKGKGNDSGASRYEWEKEIPVDEVKELLKLCEPGIIDKTRYLVKAGEHTFEVDEFYGENEGLVMAEVELKDENENFIKPAWLGEEVTGDVKYYNSMLMKHPYTKW; encoded by the coding sequence ATGGCACAAGAAATAGAACGTAAATTTTTAGTGAAAGGGGATTTCAAAGCTGACTCGTTCAAAGCCACCCGTATCACACAAGGATACTTGTCCTCTGTTCCAGAACGTACCGTACGCGTGCGTGTCAAAGGAGAAAAAGGATACATCACGATTAAAGGTAAAGGAAATGACTCCGGGGCCAGTCGCTACGAATGGGAAAAAGAGATTCCGGTAGACGAGGTAAAAGAACTATTGAAACTTTGCGAACCGGGAATTATCGATAAAACCCGTTACTTGGTGAAAGCCGGAGAACACACATTCGAAGTAGACGAGTTTTACGGAGAAAATGAAGGACTCGTGATGGCCGAAGTTGAATTGAAAGACGAGAATGAGAATTTCATTAAACCGGCATGGCTAGGTGAGGAAGTTACCGGGGACGTGAAATATTACAATTCAATGTTAATGAAACATCCTTACACGAAATGGTAA
- a CDS encoding lamin tail domain-containing protein: MKKLLLFATILTLGFSACVEDKPYEGPASISDVAYTPTTVTSNDDVTVTAKITDLNGVASAKVQYKIGDGNYTSVNMTADKNIYTGIIPQQANEAEVTFYVEAVNKAGITTKSQEKKYTVGAAAIDYTKLVLNELNSSGSDAEKYIELYNNSDVEIDLEGVTINKDEELTWTGKSGQKIAPQGYFVILGAKGSTPDGFNSGFSGKKSVLVELFAPDGSLLDTFKRGEKGTGWGNQTLTDVTKTSTPSFSRCPNGTGAWKLAEGTQGSKNPDTGVDMPD, from the coding sequence ATGAAAAAACTATTATTATTTGCCACAATATTAACGCTCGGTTTTAGCGCTTGCGTTGAAGATAAACCTTACGAAGGCCCTGCATCTATCAGTGATGTAGCTTACACACCCACAACGGTAACTTCGAATGATGACGTAACGGTAACAGCCAAAATCACGGATTTGAACGGTGTAGCATCTGCCAAAGTCCAATACAAAATAGGCGATGGCAATTATACATCCGTAAATATGACTGCCGATAAAAATATCTACACGGGTATTATCCCCCAACAAGCCAATGAAGCGGAAGTTACTTTTTACGTGGAAGCAGTCAACAAAGCTGGGATCACAACAAAATCACAAGAGAAAAAATATACGGTAGGAGCAGCAGCGATAGATTACACGAAGCTGGTATTAAATGAATTAAATAGTTCCGGAAGTGATGCTGAAAAATACATTGAACTTTACAACAACTCGGATGTAGAAATTGATCTTGAAGGCGTAACTATTAATAAGGATGAGGAATTAACCTGGACTGGAAAAAGCGGACAAAAGATAGCACCTCAAGGATATTTTGTAATTTTAGGAGCTAAAGGCTCGACACCCGATGGGTTTAATAGCGGATTTTCCGGTAAAAAAAGCGTTCTGGTTGAACTATTTGCCCCGGACGGATCATTATTGGATACATTCAAACGAGGAGAAAAAGGAACTGGGTGGGGAAATCAAACTTTAACCGATGTTACGAAAACGAGCACTCCCTCATTCAGTCGTTGTCCGAACGGAACCGGAGCCTGGAAATTAGCAGAAGGTACACAAGGAAGTAAAAATCCGGATACAGGAGTTGATATGCCGGATTAA
- a CDS encoding OprO/OprP family phosphate-selective porin, whose product MKKLILSSVICLVTLGVFAQEQKEDGERYNQYGVKVNRQKLQAEERNGILVFESLNQSYKFWFDIRVQLDGAVFWGLDKDFDPIGNNVSVRRARFAVKAQINKNWYGEIDTDFSNGEFELKDAIIEFTGLDNFSFKAGNFKEDFSMEQTTSSRYLPFMERPMVVQTFAPSRHLGIQAEYAKHWWRASFGVFFQAIDNLETSTFVADNNKDYGRNQGMSYTGKVNFMPFSDDRTMGLHFGIAGSYRTPKTDVDPKDFGGSRFSSRNSTSINRKKYLDTDVIKDVKHDLLYGFELAGYKNGFRFQSELIGNNTKVKNTNAEYAGTHHFGGWYVMAGYLLFGGQQRFNNAEGEFTQPGRGKKWGDLEILARYDYMDLNSRSIRGGSGENYTIGLNYYVNNSVKFVLNYQYSSNDRYANGKGKLIVGHDADGKPTADYTKVAAKKGKAGVNYSMLGLRMEIDF is encoded by the coding sequence ATGAAAAAACTTATCCTATCATCGGTAATCTGTTTAGTGACCCTGGGCGTTTTTGCTCAAGAGCAAAAAGAAGACGGGGAACGCTATAACCAGTATGGTGTGAAAGTGAATCGACAAAAACTTCAAGCAGAAGAGCGTAATGGTATTCTCGTTTTCGAATCCTTAAATCAAAGCTACAAATTTTGGTTTGATATCCGCGTGCAATTGGATGGTGCCGTATTTTGGGGTTTAGACAAAGATTTTGATCCCATCGGGAACAATGTTTCCGTTCGAAGAGCCCGCTTCGCCGTTAAAGCCCAAATCAATAAGAATTGGTATGGAGAGATCGATACCGATTTTTCGAACGGAGAATTCGAATTGAAAGATGCCATTATCGAGTTTACCGGATTAGACAATTTCTCTTTTAAAGCCGGTAATTTCAAAGAAGATTTTTCAATGGAACAAACCACTTCTTCACGTTATCTTCCTTTCATGGAACGTCCTATGGTGGTTCAAACGTTTGCCCCATCCCGCCACCTGGGAATTCAAGCAGAATATGCAAAACACTGGTGGAGAGCTTCATTCGGAGTGTTCTTTCAAGCCATTGATAATCTTGAAACCAGTACATTTGTAGCTGATAACAACAAAGATTACGGACGTAATCAAGGAATGTCGTACACGGGAAAAGTAAACTTCATGCCATTCTCCGATGACCGCACGATGGGATTGCATTTCGGTATTGCCGGATCTTATCGTACCCCGAAAACAGATGTTGATCCGAAAGATTTCGGGGGAAGCCGCTTCAGTAGCAGAAACAGTACTTCTATTAATCGTAAAAAATACCTGGATACCGACGTGATCAAAGACGTGAAGCACGATCTTCTTTACGGTTTTGAATTGGCAGGATACAAGAATGGTTTCCGTTTCCAGAGTGAATTGATCGGTAACAATACCAAAGTTAAAAATACAAACGCCGAATATGCCGGAACACATCATTTCGGTGGTTGGTACGTGATGGCCGGTTACCTCCTGTTTGGTGGACAACAACGTTTCAATAATGCCGAAGGAGAATTCACACAACCCGGCAGAGGAAAGAAATGGGGAGATCTTGAAATTTTAGCACGTTATGATTACATGGATTTAAATAGTCGGAGCATCCGGGGTGGTTCAGGTGAAAACTACACCATCGGATTGAACTATTACGTGAATAATTCCGTGAAATTTGTATTAAACTATCAATATAGCAGCAATGACCGTTATGCCAATGGTAAAGGCAAGTTAATCGTGGGACATGATGCTGACGGAAAACCGACTGCCGATTACACGAAAGTAGCTGCAAAGAAAGGTAAAGCAGGCGTGAATTACAGCATGTTGGGACTTCGCATGGAAATAGATTTCTAA
- a CDS encoding LuxR C-terminal-related transcriptional regulator, with protein sequence MLMFEIILIVLLFGSWMCINDISFTFASAIQTGSIRFRVMTVILLISLSIGFIICRSSSWTQYEENWNISSPIVGTILAFSASLAMFLLRKNGPVNSICYAIYGAILGWEVFNHVNEVYTSLFPLIIVWILAPLICGGITCLLYRLIQSITRKGNIHLLYLNICFRVGIIIAITLMSISIGANNGPLFMAIVRSQTLDFGLDFGLFSLDDQSLLWIISIFILALSMAIPVKRKILSYGNNITDMNIVSVFTILIGGSIVLFFFNHPWACGSIGLPVTSVSPVHAVIGGMTGISIARRRKNALPLSLPIRMGISILGTPALAFGIAHTLFQLIDLPGLMQRNEVGTSPEQMINMTIPLISILFISFILFVGFSFRHQQVKRIQAQNALKEEQHQRFEAQQVLISMELKTIQLENERLNTKLEIKRKELVDLALDISEQRKFFDGIFQEIKRIQSIDDLQEIKTGLEDIAQTISSRMTFSNEMSGFYTQVEELHKNFITKLQERFPDITEQEKRLATLLRLGFSTKDIAGLMNISPKSVEIGRYRLRKKLELTREDNLIQYIKSL encoded by the coding sequence ATGTTAATGTTCGAGATCATATTAATTGTATTGCTATTCGGCTCGTGGATGTGTATAAACGACATATCCTTTACCTTTGCCAGCGCGATACAAACAGGTTCTATTCGCTTTCGAGTAATGACCGTGATCCTCTTAATATCCCTTTCCATCGGATTTATTATATGCAGAAGCAGTAGCTGGACGCAGTATGAAGAAAATTGGAATATTTCCTCCCCTATCGTGGGTACTATTCTTGCATTTTCAGCATCACTGGCTATGTTTTTGCTGAGAAAAAACGGTCCGGTGAATTCGATTTGTTATGCCATATACGGTGCCATTTTGGGATGGGAGGTATTTAATCATGTCAACGAGGTGTACACATCCCTGTTTCCCTTAATCATCGTATGGATATTAGCCCCTTTGATTTGTGGGGGAATTACTTGTTTATTGTACCGGTTGATCCAGAGTATCACGCGGAAAGGAAATATTCATTTGTTATACTTGAATATCTGTTTCCGGGTGGGAATAATCATCGCAATCACGCTGATGAGCATATCCATCGGAGCCAATAACGGTCCTCTATTCATGGCGATCGTACGTTCACAAACTCTGGATTTCGGATTGGATTTCGGATTATTTTCCTTGGATGACCAATCTTTGCTTTGGATCATATCTATTTTTATACTCGCGCTGTCGATGGCAATTCCTGTAAAACGGAAAATACTATCCTATGGTAACAATATCACCGATATGAATATCGTGTCCGTGTTTACCATATTGATCGGGGGAAGTATTGTTTTGTTCTTTTTCAATCATCCATGGGCATGTGGATCCATCGGATTGCCTGTCACAAGCGTATCTCCGGTACACGCAGTGATCGGGGGCATGACGGGGATCAGTATTGCCCGAAGAAGAAAGAACGCGTTACCTCTCTCCCTGCCTATCCGAATGGGAATATCCATATTGGGGACTCCGGCTCTCGCTTTTGGAATAGCGCACACATTGTTTCAACTGATTGATTTGCCAGGACTGATGCAACGCAACGAGGTGGGTACGTCACCTGAACAAATGATCAACATGACGATACCCCTTATATCGATCCTATTTATCTCGTTCATCTTATTCGTGGGATTTTCATTCCGACATCAGCAAGTCAAACGAATTCAAGCACAAAACGCCTTAAAAGAGGAGCAACATCAACGGTTCGAGGCTCAGCAAGTACTGATATCCATGGAATTGAAGACTATTCAATTGGAAAACGAACGACTGAATACGAAATTGGAAATCAAGCGGAAAGAGTTGGTTGACTTAGCCTTGGACATCAGTGAACAACGCAAATTTTTTGATGGCATATTCCAAGAAATAAAACGGATTCAATCCATCGATGATCTTCAGGAAATTAAGACAGGATTAGAGGACATAGCACAAACCATCAGCAGTAGAATGACTTTTTCGAATGAAATGAGTGGTTTCTACACGCAGGTGGAAGAACTGCATAAAAATTTCATAACCAAATTACAGGAACGATTCCCGGATATCACCGAGCAAGAAAAACGCCTGGCAACGTTATTGCGACTCGGATTTTCGACAAAAGATATCGCCGGGTTGATGAATATATCGCCCAAAAGCGTAGAAATCGGACGTTACCGCCTACGCAAGAAGCTGGAGTTAACAAGAGAGGATAATTTAATACAATACATAAAGTCTTTATGA